In Isoptericola jiangsuensis, the following proteins share a genomic window:
- a CDS encoding NYN domain-containing protein: protein MASLFTEASAAPAQRPARVTYLLVDGENIDATLGMNVLNRRPNPEERPRWDRITGFAQKVWGQDVVPLFFLNATSGQMPMPFVQALMAMGYRPIPLAANGDEKVVDLGIQMTLDAIVDRDADVLLASHDGDFLPQVERLVGQDRRVGLLAFREFVNLQLSALVPDGLEIFDLEGDADAFTSPLPRVRIIPIDEFDPLRYL, encoded by the coding sequence ATGGCCTCCCTCTTCACCGAGGCGTCCGCCGCCCCGGCGCAGCGCCCCGCCCGTGTCACCTACCTCCTGGTGGACGGCGAGAACATCGACGCGACCCTCGGGATGAACGTCCTCAACCGTCGTCCGAACCCGGAGGAGCGTCCCCGCTGGGACCGCATCACGGGCTTCGCGCAGAAGGTGTGGGGGCAGGACGTCGTCCCGCTGTTCTTCCTCAACGCGACGAGCGGGCAGATGCCGATGCCGTTCGTGCAGGCGCTGATGGCGATGGGCTACCGGCCGATCCCGCTGGCGGCCAACGGTGACGAGAAGGTCGTCGACCTCGGTATCCAGATGACGCTGGACGCGATCGTGGACCGCGACGCGGACGTCCTGCTGGCGAGCCACGACGGCGACTTCCTGCCGCAGGTGGAGCGTCTGGTGGGTCAGGACCGCCGGGTGGGCCTGCTCGCGTTCCGGGAGTTCGTCAACCTGCAGCTGTCGGCCCTGGTGCCGGACGGTCTGGAGATCTTCGACCTCGAGGGCGACGCGGACGCGTTCACGAGCCCGCTGCCGCGCGTGCGGATCATCCCGATCGACGAGTTCGACCCGCTGCGCTACCTCTGA
- a CDS encoding sensor histidine kinase yields MTSGRRGSDEPVFAAPGDVPSGASPAAAPSSTVPAPGASSAASPGPTAADTTAATPDAAVADPVPATAPSGDVPGATAGGAGDGPPGHGAGDDGGQRWSWFARVPLRARLVAIIVLLLGGGLVFAGFSTRTVVSDYLVEQLDTQLKEAVHDESAFDNVDGSEEGVAPSEYVLVLRGADGTTYSPHVWPQTKERYGTPVLPDESVTESVARGDEPFTTSGSGGSESTDWRVVSVPVRMSTVDGPQAGVAYVGLPMAGVDKTTSFLTRSLVWSGVGIVLLGGLGAFWLVQYSLRPLRRIEATAAAIAEGDLSQRVPEQPRSTEVGSLSHSLNTMLAQIEVAFAAQEASEQRMRRFVSDASHELRTPLATIKGYGELYRMGALDTGDKVDDTMVRIEDSARRMGTLVNDLLVLARLDEGRPMRREPVDLVPMARDTAQDLHALDPTRTVTVAGLWPGSAAPRSLVVTGDADRLRQVLTNLVGNVARHTPTGSPAEILLGTDADGAAVVEVRDHGPGVSEEQAGKIFERFYRADSSRNRSSGGSGLGLAIVAAILGAHGGRTSVHTTPGGGLTVRVMLPRQDDYDA; encoded by the coding sequence ATGACGTCGGGTCGCCGCGGGTCGGACGAGCCGGTGTTCGCCGCGCCCGGTGACGTCCCGTCGGGGGCGTCGCCGGCGGCCGCGCCGTCGTCCACCGTCCCGGCCCCGGGTGCGTCGTCCGCGGCGTCGCCGGGCCCGACGGCGGCCGACACGACCGCCGCGACCCCGGACGCCGCGGTGGCGGACCCGGTGCCCGCCACCGCACCGTCCGGGGACGTCCCCGGCGCGACCGCCGGCGGTGCGGGCGACGGCCCGCCCGGGCACGGGGCCGGCGACGACGGCGGGCAGCGGTGGAGCTGGTTCGCACGCGTGCCGCTGCGGGCGAGGCTGGTCGCCATCATCGTGCTGCTGCTGGGCGGCGGCCTCGTGTTCGCCGGGTTCTCGACCCGCACGGTGGTGTCCGACTACCTGGTGGAGCAGCTCGACACGCAGCTCAAGGAGGCCGTGCACGACGAGTCGGCGTTCGACAACGTCGACGGCTCCGAGGAGGGCGTCGCCCCCAGCGAGTACGTGCTGGTGCTGCGCGGCGCCGACGGCACCACCTACTCCCCGCACGTCTGGCCGCAGACGAAGGAGCGGTACGGCACCCCGGTGCTGCCCGACGAGTCGGTCACGGAGTCGGTCGCGCGCGGCGACGAGCCGTTCACGACGTCGGGCAGCGGTGGGAGCGAGTCGACCGACTGGCGTGTCGTGTCGGTGCCCGTGCGCATGAGCACCGTGGACGGTCCGCAGGCGGGCGTCGCGTACGTCGGGCTCCCCATGGCGGGCGTCGACAAGACGACGTCGTTCCTCACCCGCTCCCTCGTGTGGTCCGGCGTCGGCATCGTGCTGCTGGGCGGGCTGGGTGCGTTCTGGCTCGTGCAGTACTCGCTGCGACCCCTGCGCCGCATCGAGGCGACGGCCGCCGCGATCGCCGAGGGCGACCTGTCGCAGCGCGTGCCGGAGCAGCCACGCTCCACGGAGGTCGGGTCCCTGTCCCACTCCCTCAACACGATGCTCGCCCAGATCGAGGTGGCGTTCGCCGCGCAGGAGGCGTCCGAGCAGCGGATGCGGAGGTTCGTGTCGGACGCCAGCCACGAGCTGCGCACCCCGCTCGCGACCATCAAGGGGTACGGCGAGCTGTACCGCATGGGCGCCCTCGACACGGGCGACAAGGTCGACGACACGATGGTGCGCATCGAGGACTCGGCGCGCCGCATGGGCACGCTCGTCAACGACCTGCTGGTCCTCGCCCGGCTCGACGAGGGCCGGCCGATGCGCCGCGAGCCCGTGGACCTCGTGCCGATGGCGCGGGACACCGCGCAGGACCTGCACGCCCTCGACCCGACCCGCACGGTGACCGTCGCGGGCCTGTGGCCGGGGTCCGCCGCGCCGAGGTCGCTCGTCGTCACCGGCGACGCGGACCGGCTCCGGCAGGTCCTGACCAACCTCGTGGGCAACGTCGCCCGGCACACGCCGACCGGCTCCCCCGCGGAGATCCTGCTCGGCACCGACGCCGACGGCGCCGCCGTCGTCGAGGTGCGCGACCACGGCCCCGGCGTCAGCGAGGAGCAGGCGGGCAAGATCTTCGAACGCTTCTACCGCGCCGACTCGTCGCGGAACCGCAGCTCGGGCGGGTCCGGTCTGGGTCTCGCGATCGTCGCGGCGATCCTCGGCGCGCACGGCGGACGCACCTCCGTGCACACGACCCCCGGGGGCGGACTGACGGTGCGGGTGATGCTGCCGCGCCAGGACGACTACGATGCGTGA
- a CDS encoding PspA/IM30 family protein produces MTQKQSILGRMSQLAKANINALLDRAEDPGKMIDQLIRDYTNNIAEAEQAIAQTIGNLRLAEQDYHEDVQSVQEWGAKALAASRKADEYRSAGDPVNADKFDQLAKVALRKQLDAEGEVRSAQPMIEQQRVTVDKLKAGLAQMKDRLVELKNKRDQLVARQKAAQAQQAVQGAISSINVMDPTSELSRFEEAVRREEAQAMGQAEIAASSLESQFAELEGSMQDVELEARLAALKSGTPTPQIES; encoded by the coding sequence ATGACGCAGAAGCAGAGCATCCTCGGGCGCATGAGCCAGCTCGCGAAGGCCAACATCAACGCGCTCCTGGACCGCGCCGAGGACCCGGGCAAGATGATCGACCAGCTCATCCGGGACTACACGAACAACATCGCGGAGGCCGAGCAGGCCATCGCCCAGACCATCGGCAACCTGCGCCTGGCCGAGCAGGACTACCACGAGGACGTCCAGTCCGTGCAGGAGTGGGGCGCCAAGGCGCTGGCCGCGTCCCGCAAGGCGGACGAGTACCGCTCGGCCGGCGACCCGGTCAACGCCGACAAGTTCGACCAGCTCGCCAAGGTGGCGCTGCGCAAGCAGCTCGACGCCGAGGGCGAGGTGCGCAGCGCGCAGCCCATGATCGAGCAGCAGCGCGTCACGGTCGACAAGCTCAAGGCCGGCCTCGCGCAGATGAAGGACCGTCTCGTCGAGCTGAAGAACAAGCGCGACCAGCTCGTCGCCCGGCAGAAGGCCGCGCAGGCCCAGCAGGCCGTGCAGGGCGCGATCAGCTCGATCAACGTCATGGACCCCACCAGCGAGTTGTCCCGCTTCGAGGAGGCGGTGCGTCGCGAGGAGGCCCAGGCCATGGGTCAGGCGGAGATCGCCGCGTCGTCCCTGGAGTCGCAGTTCGCCGAGCTCGAGGGCTCCATGCAGGACGTCGAGCTCGAGGCGCGCCTCGCCGCACTGAAGTCGGGCACCCCGACGCCGCAGATCGAGTCCTGA
- a CDS encoding HD domain-containing protein: MGVLNADAPQWFASAFVRTCRGAGSTASEDVVRAVGDELIDRWSEPDRHFHNLRHLAAVLHRVEELAHETHEPDLVRLAAWYHGAVFDAARKAAYATKGGEQTTLSAELARTQLVDLGLPVDAAERVAELVDTLARHKARPGDFDSAVLNDADLGILASEPQRYKEYIAEIRAEYAHIPLSDYLDARIKVITKLLGRPRLYSSPLGITWEEPARQNLEAELHRLVKERKRLEAQSPAGPAPR, translated from the coding sequence ATGGGCGTGCTCAACGCCGACGCACCGCAGTGGTTCGCCTCCGCTTTCGTGCGCACCTGCCGGGGCGCCGGCTCCACCGCCTCCGAGGACGTCGTCCGCGCCGTCGGTGACGAGCTCATCGACCGCTGGTCGGAGCCGGACCGGCACTTCCACAACCTGCGCCACCTCGCCGCGGTCCTCCACCGCGTGGAGGAGCTCGCGCACGAGACGCACGAGCCCGACCTGGTGCGCCTCGCCGCCTGGTACCACGGCGCGGTGTTCGACGCGGCGCGCAAGGCCGCCTACGCGACGAAGGGCGGCGAGCAGACCACCCTCAGCGCCGAGCTCGCCCGCACCCAGCTCGTCGACCTCGGCCTGCCCGTGGACGCCGCCGAACGCGTCGCGGAGCTCGTGGACACCCTCGCCCGCCACAAGGCGCGGCCGGGCGACTTCGACTCGGCGGTGCTCAACGACGCAGACCTCGGCATCCTCGCCTCGGAGCCCCAGCGGTACAAGGAGTACATCGCGGAGATCCGCGCGGAGTACGCACACATCCCGCTGTCGGACTACCTGGACGCCCGCATCAAGGTGATCACCAAGCTGCTGGGCCGCCCGCGCCTCTACTCCAGCCCGCTGGGCATCACCTGGGAGGAGCCGGCCCGCCAGAACCTCGAGGCGGAGCTGCACCGCCTGGTCAAGGAGCGCAAGCGCCTGGAGGCCCAGTCCCCCGCGGGGCCCGCGCCCCGCTGA
- a CDS encoding type 1 glutamine amidotransferase yields MHETSPAAAPRITVLQHSSDVPLDRFGRLLGDVRLVRLHDGDPVPALDACGDGLVVLGGQMNAYADDVAPWLPAVRSLLARAVGAGLPTLGICLGAQLLAVAGGGSVAVAAPPGREAGVVGVRWRREAWDDPVLGAVARATGAQRPDDLEHPARTTPVVSMHADAVIEPPHGAQWLGFSDTYPYQAFRWGSALGVQFHPEASPSLAVRWALGHTDVDTAAVHAQVVEHDAALAVTGELLAAGFLDQVRAAVGPEATAA; encoded by the coding sequence GTGCACGAGACCTCTCCGGCCGCGGCGCCCCGCATCACGGTGCTGCAGCACTCCTCCGACGTCCCGCTGGACCGCTTCGGCCGCCTCCTCGGCGACGTCCGGCTCGTCCGCCTCCACGACGGCGACCCCGTCCCCGCGCTCGACGCGTGCGGCGACGGACTCGTCGTCCTCGGCGGCCAGATGAACGCCTACGCCGACGACGTCGCACCCTGGCTCCCGGCCGTGCGGTCGCTGCTCGCGCGCGCCGTCGGCGCCGGCCTGCCCACCCTCGGGATCTGCCTCGGCGCGCAGCTCCTCGCCGTCGCCGGTGGCGGCAGCGTGGCGGTCGCCGCACCTCCCGGGCGCGAGGCCGGCGTCGTCGGCGTCCGCTGGCGGCGCGAGGCCTGGGACGACCCGGTGCTCGGCGCCGTCGCCCGCGCCACCGGGGCGCAGCGGCCCGACGACCTCGAGCACCCGGCCCGCACCACGCCCGTCGTGTCGATGCACGCCGACGCCGTCATCGAGCCGCCGCACGGCGCGCAGTGGCTCGGCTTCTCCGACACCTACCCGTACCAGGCGTTCCGCTGGGGCTCCGCGCTGGGCGTGCAGTTCCACCCGGAGGCGAGCCCGTCGCTCGCGGTGCGCTGGGCCCTCGGCCACACGGACGTCGACACGGCCGCCGTGCACGCGCAGGTCGTGGAGCACGACGCGGCGCTGGCCGTCACCGGCGAGCTCCTCGCCGCAGGGTTCCTCGACCAGGTGCGGGCCGCCGTCGGCCCCGAGGCGACCGCCGCCTGA
- a CDS encoding WXG100 family type VII secretion target, translating to MRYQVDSERVAQASAAVNGSVGAIRTEVGAMMRHLQDLQASWQGNAATSFAGVMTQWQTAQTQVESALDAVTTALQSASSTYADAESQATRLFAAR from the coding sequence GTGCGGTATCAGGTCGACAGCGAGCGGGTCGCGCAGGCGAGCGCCGCGGTGAACGGGTCCGTGGGGGCCATCCGGACCGAGGTCGGGGCGATGATGCGCCACCTGCAGGACCTCCAGGCGAGCTGGCAGGGCAACGCGGCGACGTCGTTCGCCGGGGTGATGACGCAGTGGCAGACGGCGCAGACGCAGGTCGAGTCCGCGCTGGACGCGGTGACGACGGCGCTGCAGTCGGCGTCGTCGACGTACGCGGACGCCGAGTCGCAGGCGACCCGCCTCTTCGCGGCCCGCTGA
- a CDS encoding response regulator transcription factor, giving the protein MNEPEARLVVVDDEPNIRELLSTSLRFAGFEVHAAGDGNTALQLVRDTEPDLVVLDVMLPDMDGFTVTRRMRSTGRHTPVLFLTARDDTQDKVQGLTVGGDDYVTKPFSLEEVVARIRAVLRRTAGAAPDDEAVVRVGDLELDEDSHEVRRAGVEIDLSPTEFKLLRYLMLNAGRVLSKAQILDHVWQYDWGGDANIVESYISYLRRKIDHLSVPGPDGTEVELPPLIHTKRGVGYLLRASQR; this is encoded by the coding sequence ATGAACGAACCCGAGGCCCGGCTGGTCGTCGTCGACGACGAGCCCAACATCCGTGAGCTGCTGTCCACGTCCCTGCGCTTCGCGGGCTTCGAGGTGCACGCCGCCGGTGACGGCAACACGGCGCTCCAGCTCGTGCGGGACACCGAGCCCGACCTGGTGGTGCTGGACGTCATGCTGCCCGACATGGACGGGTTCACGGTGACGCGGCGGATGCGGTCGACGGGCCGGCACACCCCGGTGCTGTTCCTCACCGCCCGGGACGACACGCAGGACAAGGTGCAGGGCCTCACGGTGGGCGGCGACGACTACGTGACCAAACCGTTCAGCCTGGAGGAGGTCGTGGCACGCATCCGCGCGGTGCTGCGCCGCACGGCGGGCGCGGCACCCGACGACGAGGCCGTGGTGCGCGTGGGCGACCTGGAGCTCGACGAGGACTCGCACGAGGTGCGGCGCGCAGGCGTGGAGATCGACCTGTCCCCCACCGAGTTCAAGCTGCTGCGCTACCTCATGCTGAACGCGGGCCGCGTGCTGTCGAAGGCGCAGATCCTCGACCACGTGTGGCAGTACGACTGGGGCGGCGACGCGAACATCGTCGAGTCGTACATCTCGTACCTGCGTCGCAAGATCGACCACCTGTCGGTGCCCGGCCCGGACGGCACGGAGGTCGAGCTGCCGCCGCTCATCCACACCAAGCGAGGCGTGGGCTACCTGCTGCGAGCGTCCCAGCGATGA